A part of Desulfobaccales bacterium genomic DNA contains:
- a CDS encoding SLC13 family permease, translating to MAEETKKVPLSAGLPEMPEEIVLAPPKKVIDWKRIFFICLGLGLFFLFYALPGLPDAVDPTGKVFKLPWEGKMALGLFLMAGIWWVFEVMPIGATAIAIGLFQVLFYIRSANEALKDFLDPSVWFIFGSVVIGTAFTASGLTKRMAYKMLDLVGEKTNFILLGTFLVVAAMTLLMAHTAVAAAVFPLLLAINALYSESDQPTKFGKGLFIGMAWTAGAGSIITFLGAARGVAAAGMFKEFTGNDIGFFELIWYMFPIGFLMVILIWLIIIICFKPERARIEGLREKARELTRELGPMNNKEKFVIFTMVAIIALFMLKSFAPWKVFQDLDRAGIMLIATVAFFLTRVLTVEDLETIPWNIILLFGGAMSIGFCLWKTGAAQWLAVHWLTMFLKAHPLIFILGIAFFVLCMTNFIMNVAAIAISLPVSLVIAKYLGVAPHVILFASLVTAGMPFNLLIGAAPNAIAYESKQFTTGEFFIYGLIPSVVLMAVLAVFVWYIWPLQGMPVLVK from the coding sequence ATGGCGGAAGAAACCAAAAAGGTCCCCTTGAGCGCCGGTCTCCCGGAGATGCCGGAAGAGATCGTCCTGGCGCCCCCTAAGAAGGTCATCGACTGGAAGCGCATCTTCTTCATCTGTCTGGGTTTGGGGTTATTTTTCCTGTTTTATGCCCTGCCGGGCCTGCCGGATGCGGTGGACCCCACGGGCAAGGTCTTCAAACTCCCCTGGGAGGGCAAGATGGCCCTGGGGCTCTTTCTCATGGCCGGCATCTGGTGGGTCTTTGAGGTGATGCCCATCGGCGCCACCGCCATCGCCATCGGGCTATTTCAGGTGCTCTTTTACATCCGCAGTGCCAACGAAGCCTTGAAGGACTTCCTGGACCCCTCAGTGTGGTTCATCTTTGGCTCGGTGGTCATCGGCACCGCCTTCACCGCCAGCGGCCTCACCAAGCGGATGGCCTACAAGATGCTGGACCTGGTGGGGGAAAAAACCAACTTCATCCTCCTGGGCACCTTCCTGGTGGTGGCCGCCATGACCCTGCTCATGGCCCACACCGCGGTGGCCGCCGCCGTCTTTCCCTTGCTTCTGGCCATCAATGCCCTGTACAGCGAGTCCGACCAGCCCACCAAATTCGGGAAGGGATTGTTCATCGGCATGGCCTGGACCGCAGGGGCCGGCTCCATCATCACCTTTCTGGGGGCCGCCCGGGGCGTGGCCGCGGCGGGCATGTTCAAGGAGTTCACCGGCAATGACATCGGCTTCTTTGAGCTCATCTGGTACATGTTCCCCATCGGCTTCCTCATGGTCATCCTCATCTGGCTCATCATCATCATCTGCTTCAAGCCGGAGCGGGCCAGGATCGAGGGCCTCAGGGAGAAGGCCCGGGAGCTCACCCGGGAGCTGGGCCCCATGAACAACAAGGAAAAATTCGTCATCTTCACCATGGTGGCCATCATCGCACTTTTCATGCTCAAGTCCTTCGCCCCCTGGAAAGTCTTCCAGGATCTGGACCGGGCCGGCATCATGCTCATCGCCACGGTGGCCTTCTTCCTCACCCGGGTGTTGACGGTGGAGGATCTGGAGACCATCCCCTGGAACATCATCCTGCTCTTCGGCGGCGCCATGTCCATCGGTTTCTGCCTCTGGAAGACCGGCGCGGCCCAATGGCTGGCGGTGCACTGGCTCACCATGTTCCTCAAGGCCCATCCGTTGATCTTCATCCTGGGCATCGCCTTCTTCGTCCTGTGCATGACCAACTTCATCATGAACGTGGCGGCCATCGCCATTTCCCTCCCCGTCTCCCTGGTCATCGCCAAGTACCTGGGGGTGGCGCCCCACGTGATTCTCTTCGCCTCCCTGGTGACCGCCGGCATGCCCTTCAACCTCCTCATCGGCGCGGCGCCCAACGCCATCGCCTATGAGAGCAAGCAGTTCACCACCGGGGAGTTTTTCATTTACGGCCTCATCCCCAGCGTGGTGCTGATGGCGGTGTTGGCGGTCTTTGTCTGGTACATCTGGCCCCTGCAGGGCATGCCGGTCTTGGTGAAGTAA
- a CDS encoding ATP-binding protein produces the protein MAHLVEKIGFPRLLKLLGILVVVLLAVAFILGLLSLRRTQEIIADDFQEQQLILARAAARKIEDDLAFLRREMRILAYSPAIQYLESPAWANRMQISFDELARLGVTAILRLTLDGQRAYMLDAQGSRVVKEDFTATPHYQWAQEPVNKGRIYHGQVEVEHQGLFKVPVMIMATPIYLESVDEAHPRAPGGLGGVLVFKIDISAFLASSCGTIRSGRTGYAWVIDQQGLFLYHPERDFIGDDAFTARGRRNPAISFDKINEIQKARMLKGEDGTARYISGWHRGVIQRMEKFVAFTHAHVDTEGPRYYPHVDPVGTRIWAVAVTAPIEEVAGTISSLYIRQFLIQGILIFSLLGVALVIFYHERRWTLSLQEEVERATAKLKKSEERYRSVVERSPDFIFMVDSQGFIRAANTATARAFSMPAIGLQGRSLYEFFAPEDAAVILDQVHYVFTTGRNVEHKGQMTIRGRQYWLSSHFVPLYGEDGRTVERVLIFARDITDRHLMEEQMARTEKLASIGTLASGVAHEINNPLGIILGFTEMLLDMTPKDSKQYEMLKTIERQGLNCKRIVENLMSFARTPAKPEESCDLNRELENLLKLVQNTLLVKKVELETHFAPHLPRVRGDAGELQQVFLNLITNAIAAMPEGGRLTLGTRLTPNGQVEAMVADTGTGIPREYVDRIFDPFFTTKQAGQGTGLGLSVAHAIVEKYGGNIRFETRTAQDPGSGPTGTTFYVTLPPA, from the coding sequence ATGGCCCACCTGGTGGAAAAAATCGGCTTCCCCCGCCTCCTCAAACTCCTGGGCATCCTGGTGGTGGTGCTCCTGGCGGTGGCCTTTATTTTGGGGCTGCTGTCGCTGCGGCGCACCCAGGAGATCATCGCCGACGACTTCCAGGAGCAGCAGCTCATCCTGGCCCGGGCCGCGGCGCGCAAAATCGAGGACGACCTGGCCTTTCTGCGCCGGGAGATGCGCATCCTGGCCTATTCCCCCGCCATCCAATATCTGGAGAGCCCGGCCTGGGCCAACCGCATGCAGATCAGCTTCGACGAACTGGCCCGCCTGGGGGTGACCGCAATTCTGCGGCTGACCCTAGACGGCCAGCGGGCTTATATGCTGGACGCCCAGGGGAGCCGGGTGGTCAAGGAGGATTTCACCGCCACGCCGCACTACCAGTGGGCCCAGGAGCCGGTGAACAAGGGCCGCATCTACCACGGTCAGGTGGAGGTGGAACATCAGGGGCTTTTCAAGGTGCCGGTGATGATCATGGCCACTCCCATCTACCTGGAGAGCGTGGATGAGGCCCATCCCCGGGCGCCGGGAGGTTTGGGAGGGGTGCTGGTCTTTAAGATCGACATCAGCGCCTTTCTGGCCAGCTCCTGTGGCACCATCCGCTCCGGCCGCACCGGCTATGCCTGGGTCATTGACCAGCAGGGGCTCTTTCTCTACCATCCGGAGCGGGATTTCATCGGGGATGACGCCTTCACCGCCCGGGGCCGGCGCAACCCCGCCATCAGCTTCGACAAGATCAACGAAATCCAAAAAGCGCGGATGCTCAAAGGGGAGGACGGCACCGCCCGCTACATCTCCGGCTGGCACCGGGGCGTCATCCAGCGCATGGAGAAGTTCGTGGCCTTCACCCACGCCCACGTGGACACCGAAGGCCCCCGCTATTACCCCCATGTGGACCCGGTGGGCACCCGCATCTGGGCAGTGGCGGTCACCGCGCCCATCGAGGAGGTGGCGGGCACCATCTCCTCCCTCTACATCCGCCAGTTCCTCATCCAGGGCATCCTCATCTTTTCGCTGTTGGGGGTGGCCCTGGTCATCTTCTACCATGAGCGCCGCTGGACCCTGAGCCTCCAGGAGGAGGTGGAGCGGGCCACCGCCAAGCTGAAAAAGAGCGAAGAGCGCTACCGCTCGGTGGTGGAGCGCTCCCCGGATTTCATCTTCATGGTGGACAGCCAGGGGTTCATCCGGGCGGCCAACACCGCCACCGCCCGGGCCTTCAGCATGCCGGCCATCGGCCTGCAGGGCCGCTCCCTCTATGAGTTCTTTGCGCCGGAGGATGCCGCCGTCATTCTGGACCAGGTGCATTATGTCTTCACTACCGGCCGCAACGTGGAGCACAAGGGCCAGATGACCATCCGGGGCCGCCAGTACTGGCTCTCCAGCCACTTCGTGCCCCTCTACGGGGAAGACGGCCGCACCGTGGAGCGGGTCCTCATCTTCGCCCGGGACATCACTGACCGGCACCTCATGGAAGAGCAGATGGCCCGCACCGAGAAGCTGGCCTCCATCGGCACCCTGGCCTCCGGGGTGGCCCATGAGATCAACAACCCCTTGGGGATCATCCTGGGCTTCACCGAAATGCTCCTGGATATGACGCCCAAGGACAGCAAGCAGTATGAGATGCTCAAGACCATCGAGCGCCAGGGCCTCAACTGCAAGCGCATCGTGGAAAATCTCATGAGCTTCGCCCGCACCCCGGCCAAACCGGAGGAATCCTGCGACCTCAACCGGGAGCTGGAAAATCTCCTGAAATTGGTGCAAAATACCCTGCTGGTGAAGAAGGTGGAGCTGGAGACCCATTTCGCTCCCCACCTCCCCCGGGTGCGGGGCGATGCCGGGGAGCTGCAGCAGGTCTTTCTGAATCTCATCACCAATGCCATTGCCGCCATGCCTGAGGGAGGCCGTCTCACCCTGGGCACCCGGCTGACGCCCAACGGCCAGGTGGAGGCAATGGTGGCGGACACCGGCACCGGCATCCCCCGGGAGTATGTGGACCGCATCTTCGATCCCTTCTTCACCACCAAACAGGCCGGCCAAGGCACCGGGCTGGGCCTGTCGGTGGCCCATGCCATTGTGGAAAAATACGGCGGCAACATCCGCTTTGAGACCAGAACCGCTCAGGATCCGGGCAGCGGCCCCACCGGCACCACTTTTTATGTCACCCTGCCCCCGGCGTAA
- a CDS encoding CBS domain-containing protein, whose amino-acid sequence MPQEKKVKDFMIPLEDYPHIPYWFTLRQAMAIVREASIKFEGSFEPRAVLVFDEKYQLMGMLTLRDIVRGLEPRFLKDSGLIKADPSLTVLLKDLFGPGLKEASQKQVSEVMSPIRVTVNAEDPIAKALALMILENVGMMPVMQNQKVVGMVRMNELFQEISKIVLGD is encoded by the coding sequence ATGCCGCAAGAGAAGAAGGTCAAGGATTTCATGATCCCTCTGGAGGATTACCCTCACATCCCCTATTGGTTCACTTTGCGCCAGGCCATGGCCATTGTGCGGGAGGCCAGCATCAAGTTCGAGGGCTCCTTCGAGCCCCGGGCGGTGTTGGTGTTCGATGAGAAATACCAGCTCATGGGGATGCTCACCCTAAGAGACATCGTCCGGGGGCTGGAGCCCCGCTTCCTCAAGGACTCCGGGCTCATCAAGGCGGATCCCAGCCTGACGGTCCTTCTCAAGGACCTCTTCGGACCGGGCCTCAAGGAGGCGTCCCAGAAACAGGTGAGCGAGGTCATGAGCCCCATCCGGGTGACGGTGAACGCCGAGGACCCCATCGCCAAGGCCCTGGCCCTGATGATCCTGGAGAATGTGGGCATGATGCCGGTGATGCAGAACCAGAAGGTTGTCGGCATGGTGCGCATGAACGAACTCTTCCAGGAAATCTCCAAAATCGTCCTGGGTGACTGA
- a CDS encoding ArsB/NhaD family transporter: MAALVGVSALSSLSAVPPGDRLTVFGVASDAQGKGIKEVAVELLVNGQPVPPVEKEPPETGRSGSFVAHYLLPAGSLPGADLILRVHKPSWESREIRLTPVAAGTDAQGRRLFEAEADLTLARRLTPAFWVASLVLLLVYALIAAEVMHRTLAAFLGASLILFISYTLGTFDKRYFIVSFEDAMHAIDLNVIFLLMGMMIIVGVLKKTGLFQWLAYKSYALARGNIFVLSFILQFITALASAFLDNVTTMLLLLPVTIEIAVTLKVNPLALIIPEVFASNVGGTATLIGDPPNILIGSYAKLTFVQFVLNLGLAVLVCLIVSSLWYLWWYKKGYLEAEVKDVERTIEFLRHEYKITDRKLAALGLGVLGFVILLFLLHGLLHMEPSIAAILGAMLLLTLSRTDIVEMLEHEVEWPTLIFFMGLFIVIAGAEETGLIQLIAESVRDLSRGNLALAVVLILWVSALASAIIDNIPFTATMLPIVAFLNVAIPGAESGVLWWALALGACLGGNATMIGASANVVTVGLLEKAGYHISFLGYIRACWLPTLFTIIISMAYLLLFY, encoded by the coding sequence GTGGCAGCCCTTGTCGGGGTTTCGGCGCTGTCGTCCCTGTCCGCTGTCCCGCCGGGGGACCGGCTCACGGTCTTCGGGGTGGCCTCCGACGCCCAGGGGAAGGGGATCAAGGAAGTGGCGGTGGAGCTTCTGGTGAACGGGCAGCCGGTGCCGCCGGTGGAGAAGGAGCCCCCGGAGACCGGCCGCAGCGGCAGCTTTGTGGCCCATTACCTCCTGCCCGCCGGGAGTCTCCCGGGAGCGGACCTCATTCTCCGGGTCCATAAGCCCAGCTGGGAGTCCCGGGAGATCCGCCTCACGCCGGTGGCTGCGGGCACGGACGCCCAGGGCCGCCGCCTCTTTGAGGCCGAAGCCGACCTCACCCTGGCCCGCCGCCTCACCCCCGCCTTCTGGGTGGCCAGCCTGGTGTTGCTTTTGGTCTATGCGCTCATCGCCGCGGAGGTGATGCACCGCACCCTGGCCGCTTTCCTGGGCGCCTCCCTGATACTCTTCATCTCTTACACCCTGGGCACCTTCGACAAACGCTATTTCATCGTCTCCTTCGAAGATGCCATGCACGCCATTGACCTGAACGTCATCTTCCTCCTCATGGGGATGATGATCATCGTGGGGGTGCTGAAGAAAACCGGCCTCTTTCAATGGCTGGCCTACAAATCCTATGCCCTGGCCAGGGGGAATATTTTTGTCCTCTCCTTTATCCTGCAGTTCATCACTGCGTTGGCCTCCGCCTTCCTGGACAACGTCACCACCATGCTGCTCCTTTTGCCGGTGACCATTGAGATTGCGGTGACTCTGAAGGTCAATCCCCTGGCCCTCATCATTCCGGAGGTCTTTGCCTCCAATGTGGGGGGCACCGCCACCCTCATCGGCGACCCCCCCAACATCCTCATCGGCTCCTATGCCAAGCTCACCTTCGTTCAGTTTGTCCTCAACCTGGGGCTGGCGGTGCTGGTCTGTCTGATCGTCAGCTCCCTGTGGTATCTCTGGTGGTATAAGAAAGGCTACCTGGAGGCGGAGGTCAAGGATGTGGAGCGCACCATTGAATTTCTCCGCCATGAGTACAAGATCACCGACCGCAAGCTGGCGGCCCTGGGGCTGGGGGTGCTGGGCTTTGTCATCCTGCTCTTTCTCCTCCATGGGCTTTTGCATATGGAGCCGTCCATCGCCGCCATCTTGGGGGCTATGCTGCTGCTCACCCTAAGCCGCACCGACATCGTGGAGATGCTGGAGCATGAGGTGGAGTGGCCCACCCTCATCTTCTTCATGGGGCTTTTTATCGTCATCGCCGGGGCGGAGGAGACCGGCCTCATCCAGCTCATCGCCGAAAGCGTGCGGGACCTGTCCCGGGGCAATCTGGCCCTGGCGGTGGTGTTGATCCTCTGGGTCTCGGCCCTGGCATCCGCCATCATTGACAACATTCCCTTCACCGCCACCATGCTCCCCATCGTGGCCTTTCTCAACGTGGCCATTCCCGGGGCGGAAAGCGGGGTGCTGTGGTGGGCCCTGGCCCTGGGGGCCTGCCTGGGGGGGAATGCCACCATGATCGGCGCCTCGGCCAACGTGGTGACCGTGGGACTCCTGGAGAAGGCAGGCTACCACATCTCCTTCCTGGGTTACATCCGGGCCTGCTGGCTGCCCACGCTTTTTACCATCATCATCTCCATGGCCTATCTGCTGCTTTTTTACTGA
- a CDS encoding SLC13 family permease, with protein sequence MRPMWRLWLIMAVLFSLSGVGQSPAAEPAGPGDRLTLSGVVKNPQGKGVKEVDIEVRVNGQMVHPLGKEEEIVTGSNGGFVAEFLLPSGTLPGARVEVSGKKPSWRPLPATAVQVVETGMDEQGNRLFTANHTFTLNRAVTPAFWIATLILLGVYVLIAAEVMHRTLAALLGAALVLFISYTAGTFDKSYFILSFEDAMRAIDMNVIFLLMGMMIIVGVLKKTGLFQWLAYKSYALARGNVFVLSFILQIVTAVTSAFLDNVTTMLLLIPVTIEIAVTLKINPVYLLIPEVFASNVGGTATLIGDPPNILIGSYAKLTFAQFVVNLTLVCAVCLVGSALWYLWWYKKGYLEADVQDVNRTIAYLKEEYRITDRKLTVMGLGVLAFVIFLFIVHGVLHMEPSVAALIGSMLLLVISRVDIVEMLEHEVEWPTLIFFIALFMVIAGAEETGLIQMIAEWVLNVSKGNLTIAIIMILWVSAIASAFIDNIPFTATMLPIVLFLNESMGVTNNVLWWSLALGACLGGNGTMIGASANVVTVGLMEKAGYHVSFLGYMRACWWPMMITVIISMGYLLLFY encoded by the coding sequence ATGAGACCGATGTGGCGTCTGTGGCTGATCATGGCGGTGCTTTTCAGTCTGTCCGGGGTGGGGCAAAGCCCGGCGGCGGAGCCGGCAGGCCCCGGGGATCGCCTCACCCTCTCCGGGGTGGTGAAAAACCCCCAAGGCAAGGGCGTCAAAGAGGTGGACATCGAGGTAAGGGTAAACGGCCAGATGGTCCACCCCCTGGGCAAGGAAGAAGAGATCGTCACCGGCAGCAACGGCGGCTTCGTGGCGGAATTCCTCCTGCCCTCGGGGACCCTCCCCGGCGCCCGGGTGGAGGTGAGCGGCAAAAAACCCAGTTGGCGGCCCCTCCCGGCCACCGCCGTGCAGGTGGTGGAGACCGGGATGGATGAGCAGGGCAACCGCCTCTTCACCGCCAACCACACCTTCACCCTGAACCGGGCCGTCACTCCGGCCTTCTGGATCGCCACCCTGATTTTATTGGGGGTGTATGTGCTCATCGCCGCGGAGGTGATGCACCGCACCCTGGCCGCCCTCTTGGGCGCTGCCCTGGTGCTCTTCATCTCCTACACCGCCGGCACCTTCGACAAGAGCTATTTCATCCTCTCCTTCGAGGATGCCATGCGGGCCATCGACATGAACGTCATCTTCCTCCTCATGGGGATGATGATCATCGTGGGGGTGCTCAAAAAGACCGGCCTCTTTCAGTGGCTGGCCTACAAGTCCTACGCCCTGGCCCGGGGCAACGTCTTTGTCCTGAGTTTCATCCTGCAGATCGTCACCGCGGTGACCTCCGCCTTCCTGGACAATGTCACCACCATGCTGCTGCTTATCCCGGTGACCATCGAGATCGCCGTCACTCTGAAGATCAATCCCGTGTACCTCCTCATTCCGGAGGTCTTCGCCAGCAATGTGGGGGGCACCGCCACCCTGATCGGCGACCCCCCCAACATCCTCATCGGCTCTTATGCCAAGCTCACCTTTGCCCAGTTCGTGGTGAACCTGACGCTGGTGTGCGCCGTCTGCCTGGTGGGCTCCGCCCTGTGGTATCTGTGGTGGTACAAAAAAGGGTATCTGGAGGCGGACGTCCAGGACGTGAACCGCACCATCGCCTACCTGAAAGAGGAATACCGCATCACCGACCGGAAGCTGACGGTGATGGGGCTCGGGGTCCTGGCCTTCGTCATCTTCCTCTTCATCGTCCACGGGGTGCTGCACATGGAGCCCTCGGTGGCCGCCCTCATCGGCTCCATGCTCCTTTTGGTCATCTCCCGCGTTGACATCGTGGAGATGCTGGAGCATGAGGTGGAGTGGCCCACCCTCATCTTCTTCATCGCCCTCTTTATGGTCATCGCCGGGGCGGAGGAGACGGGCCTCATCCAGATGATCGCCGAGTGGGTGCTCAATGTCTCCAAGGGCAACCTCACCATCGCCATCATCATGATCCTGTGGGTGAGCGCCATTGCCAGCGCCTTCATCGACAACATCCCCTTTACCGCCACCATGCTCCCCATCGTGCTCTTTTTGAACGAGAGCATGGGGGTGACCAACAATGTGCTCTGGTGGTCTCTGGCCCTGGGGGCCTGCCTGGGGGGCAACGGCACCATGATCGGCGCCTCCGCCAACGTGGTGACCGTGGGACTGATGGAAAAGGCGGGCTACCATGTCTCGTTTCTGGGCTACATGCGGGCCTGCTGGTGGCCCATGATGATCACGGTGATCATTTCGATGGGGTATCTCCTGCTCTTTTACTGA